One region of Miscanthus floridulus cultivar M001 chromosome 19, ASM1932011v1, whole genome shotgun sequence genomic DNA includes:
- the LOC136528937 gene encoding peroxidase 45-like, protein MARLRLVLFVAVVVSAALTPPSAIAQLRTDYYASTCPNLETIVRGSVRQSMAQSQIAAPAALRLFFHDCAVRGCDASIMIVNSNGDYEWRNTANQSLKPDGFQAILSAKAAVDSNQQCQYKVSCADIMALAAREAVYLSGGPYYQVQLGRFDGRVSTRDSVRLPSVNFTLDQLNSFFSGLGFSQAEMIALLGAHTLGAADCPFFQYRIRSDPSMDQGLASQLRGTCGSNPSGGFAFLDPTPVSFDNAFYGNLQGGRGLLGTDQVLYSDQRSRGAVDNYASNQGAFFVDFVAAITKLGRIGTKKAATGEIRRDCRFPNQRAAV, encoded by the exons ATGGCGAGGCTTAGGCTGGTCTTGTTTGTCGCCGTCGTCGTGTCCGCGGCGCTCACGCCGCCGTCCGCCATCGCGCAGCTGAGGACGGACTACTACGCCAGCACCTGCCCCAACCTCGAGACCATCGTCCGGGGCTCCGTCAGGCAGTCCATGGCGCAGTCCCAgatcgccgcgcccgccgcgctcAGGCTCTTCTTCCACGACTGCGCCGTCAGG GGCTGCGACGCGTCGATCATGATCGTGAACTCGAATGGCGACTACGAGTGGCGGAACACCGCCAACCAGTCGCTCAAGCCGGATGGGTTTCAGGCCATTCTGAGCGCCAAGGCCGCCGTAGACAGCAACCAGCAGTGCCAGTACAAGGTGTCGTGCGCGGACATCATGGCCCTCGCAGCCAGAGAAGCCGTCTACCTG AGTGGCGGGCCGTACTACCAGGTGCAGCTCGGCCGGTTCGACGGCAGGGTGTCGACCAGGGACAGCGTCCGGCTGCCGAGCGTCAACTTCACCCTGGACCAGCTCAACTCCTTCTTCTCCGGCCTCGGCTTCTCCCAGGCCGAAATGATCGCCCTCCTAG GTGCGCACACCCTCGGCGCTGCGGACTGCCCCTTCTTCCAGTACAGGATACGCAGCGACCCAAGCATGGACCAGGGCCTCGCGTCGCAGCTGCGCGGCACCTGCGGCTCCAACCCCAGCGGAGGCTTCGCGTTCTTAGACCCCACGCCGGTGAGCTTCGACAACGCCTTCTACGGGAACCTGCAGGGAGGCAGGGGGCTCCTGGGCACCGACCAGGTGTTGTACAGCGACCAGAGGTCCCGTGGCGCCGTCGACAACTACGCGTCCAACCAGGGCGCCTTCTTCGTCGACTTCGTGGCGGCGATCACCAAGCTCGGTAGAATCGGGACCAAGAAGGCGGCCACCGGCGAGATACGCCGcgactgccggttcccgaaccAGCGAGCAGCTGTGTAG